One stretch of Candidatus Binatia bacterium DNA includes these proteins:
- a CDS encoding acetyl-CoA acetyltransferase yields the protein MASKGIKDRVAIVGMGCTPFGEHWDKGPEDLLIEAAREAYASANVDPEQVDAYWLGTMASGFSGLMLSEALKIPYKPVTRLENMCATGSEALRNAAYAVASGAYDLVMAIGVEKLKDSGFSGLAMANPPHDGTISSMTAPATFSLLAPAYSKKYNVPEDTLKQVLARIAWKNHKNGARNPKAQFRKEVSMDTICNAPPVAGMLGIFDCSGVSDGAAAAILCRAEDAHKYTDKPIFIKALAFAAGPAEGYFSQNYDFTTFPEVVRSAEDAYRQAGVTNPREEISMAEVHDCFTPTELVLMEDMGFSPRGQAWRDVLDGRFDGDGPQPVNPDGGLKSFGHPIGASGLRMMYEMWLQLRGEAGPRQIANPKLGLTHNLGGAPGRCVSFVSIVGL from the coding sequence ATGGCGAGCAAGGGAATCAAGGACCGCGTGGCCATTGTCGGCATGGGTTGCACGCCATTCGGCGAGCATTGGGACAAGGGCCCCGAAGATCTTCTCATTGAAGCCGCGCGCGAGGCTTACGCGTCGGCCAACGTCGATCCGGAGCAGGTGGACGCGTACTGGCTCGGCACCATGGCGAGCGGCTTCTCCGGGCTCATGTTGTCCGAGGCACTGAAAATTCCCTACAAGCCGGTCACCCGCCTCGAGAACATGTGTGCCACCGGCAGCGAGGCTCTGCGCAACGCAGCGTATGCGGTAGCCAGCGGCGCTTACGACCTGGTGATGGCCATTGGGGTGGAGAAGCTCAAAGACTCGGGATTTTCGGGTCTCGCCATGGCCAACCCGCCCCACGATGGAACGATTTCCAGCATGACCGCGCCGGCGACGTTTTCGCTGCTCGCGCCGGCGTACTCGAAAAAGTACAACGTGCCGGAAGACACGCTCAAACAAGTCCTAGCGCGCATTGCTTGGAAAAATCACAAGAACGGTGCTCGCAATCCGAAGGCGCAATTTCGCAAGGAAGTTTCTATGGACACCATTTGCAACGCGCCGCCCGTGGCCGGCATGCTTGGGATTTTCGACTGCTCGGGCGTGAGCGACGGTGCTGCGGCCGCCATTCTTTGCCGCGCCGAGGACGCACACAAGTACACGGACAAGCCGATTTTCATCAAAGCACTGGCGTTCGCGGCCGGGCCGGCCGAGGGCTACTTCAGCCAAAACTACGACTTCACCACTTTCCCTGAAGTGGTGCGGAGCGCGGAAGACGCCTACCGGCAGGCTGGGGTCACCAACCCGCGCGAAGAAATCAGCATGGCCGAAGTGCACGACTGTTTTACCCCCACCGAGCTAGTCCTCATGGAAGACATGGGGTTTTCTCCCCGCGGGCAAGCCTGGCGCGACGTTCTAGACGGCCGCTTCGACGGCGACGGCCCTCAACCCGTCAATCCGGATGGGGGGCTCAAGAGCTTTGGCCATCCGATCGGAGCGAGCGGTTTGCGGATGATGTACGAAATGTGGTTGCAACTTCGGGGAGAGGCCGGCCCGCGACAAATTGCAAATCCGAAACTGGGGTTAACACACAACCTCGGTGGCGCCCCGGGCCGGTGCGTGAGCTTTGTTTCGATCGTGGGCCTGTAA
- the thiI gene encoding putative tRNA sulfurtransferase, whose translation MHRVVIHYHEIALKQRNRPMFVRQLVRNIEAVLAGTSCSHVRPAEGRVIVHLTDTRDWPAVRQRLGWVFGIANFALALKSGRAVEELAATALGALAGRSAGSFAVRAKRADKSYPIPSPEIARQVGRILQERLGWKVNLETPDVEVFVEVLAREAFVSVERVRGLGGLPVGVSGTVMVLLSGGIDSPVAAWRMMGRGCRVEFVHFSGAPYQDRRSLEKAQGLARLLARYQLRSRLHAVAFGEVQRQIVASVPRPYRVVLYRRMMLRIAAELARRTRAQALVTGESLGQVASQTLDNLAAIEDAVDSMVLRPLIAMDKNEIRAQAESIGTYEISIQPDQDCCQLFVPPQPATHMSPAEARQAEKPLDIPALVHAALATVEIFEFEFPASGSSAGGTSSRGERNGN comes from the coding sequence GTGCACCGCGTTGTCATTCATTATCACGAAATTGCCTTGAAGCAGCGCAATCGCCCGATGTTCGTGCGCCAGCTCGTCCGTAACATCGAGGCTGTGCTGGCCGGCACTTCGTGTTCCCACGTGCGCCCGGCGGAAGGGCGGGTGATCGTTCACCTGACCGACACCCGCGACTGGCCCGCGGTTCGACAGCGGCTCGGGTGGGTGTTTGGCATTGCCAATTTCGCCCTCGCGTTGAAAAGTGGCCGCGCCGTAGAAGAGCTGGCCGCTACGGCGTTGGGCGCGCTCGCAGGACGCAGCGCGGGCAGCTTTGCGGTGCGGGCCAAACGTGCGGACAAAAGTTACCCGATACCTTCGCCGGAAATTGCCCGGCAAGTTGGCAGGATCTTGCAGGAACGCCTCGGATGGAAGGTGAATCTCGAAACGCCGGACGTCGAGGTGTTCGTCGAGGTCCTCGCGCGCGAAGCATTTGTCTCCGTAGAACGAGTTCGCGGCCTCGGAGGACTGCCCGTTGGCGTCAGCGGCACTGTGATGGTGCTGCTGAGCGGCGGAATCGACTCACCGGTGGCTGCTTGGCGAATGATGGGGAGGGGGTGCCGTGTGGAGTTCGTGCACTTCTCCGGTGCACCGTATCAAGATCGCCGCAGCCTGGAAAAGGCCCAGGGCTTGGCGCGTTTGCTCGCTCGCTACCAGTTGCGTTCGCGGCTGCATGCCGTGGCTTTCGGCGAAGTGCAACGGCAAATCGTTGCTTCCGTGCCTCGGCCGTATCGCGTCGTCCTCTACCGGAGGATGATGTTGCGCATTGCTGCCGAGCTCGCGCGGCGTACACGTGCCCAGGCGTTGGTCACCGGCGAAAGCCTCGGCCAAGTGGCATCGCAAACGCTCGACAATTTGGCTGCCATCGAAGACGCGGTGGATTCCATGGTGCTGCGCCCGCTCATTGCCATGGACAAGAACGAAATTCGCGCGCAGGCGGAAAGTATTGGCACGTACGAAATTTCGATCCAGCCGGACCAAGACTGCTGCCAGCTCTTCGTGCCGCCTCAGCCCGCCACTCACATGTCGCCTGCCGAGGCACGCCAAGCCGAGAAACCCTTGGACATCCCCGCGCTGGTGCATGCCGCCTTGGCGACAGTGGAAATCTTCGAGTTCGAGTTTCCCGCGAGCGGGTCGAGCGCTGGTGGAACGAGTTCCCGCGGGGAACGAAATGGGAACTAG
- the def gene encoding peptide deformylase, whose product MAILKVARLGHPVLRQVAAPVSPQELARPEVQKLIDDMIETMAEYDGAGLAAPQVHVSKQIAVYAVEANPRYPDAPHIPLTILANPRITALGEDQEEDWEGCLSVPDLRGKVPRYRRVRVEALDRHGKRLEFVAEGFHARVVQHETDHLLGKVYLERMRSFESLSFLREFLRYHLGQTVMEE is encoded by the coding sequence ATGGCCATTCTCAAAGTTGCCCGACTCGGTCACCCGGTCTTGCGTCAGGTCGCGGCCCCGGTTTCGCCGCAGGAGCTGGCGCGACCGGAGGTCCAAAAGCTGATCGACGACATGATCGAGACCATGGCGGAGTACGACGGTGCCGGCTTGGCGGCTCCTCAGGTGCACGTGAGCAAGCAAATCGCCGTGTACGCTGTGGAAGCCAATCCACGCTACCCCGACGCGCCGCACATACCGCTGACGATTCTGGCGAACCCCCGCATCACAGCATTGGGAGAGGACCAAGAGGAAGACTGGGAGGGTTGCCTGAGCGTTCCCGATTTGCGGGGAAAAGTGCCACGCTATAGGCGCGTGCGGGTGGAAGCCCTCGACCGCCACGGCAAACGACTGGAGTTTGTTGCCGAGGGCTTCCACGCTCGCGTCGTCCAACACGAGACCGATCACCTGTTGGGTAAAGTCTATCTCGAGCGCATGCGTTCGTTCGAGTCGCTCTCCTTCCTGCGCGAGTTTTTGCGATACCATTTGGGGCAAACTGTGATGGAGGAGTAG
- a CDS encoding radical SAM protein, producing the protein MRLTEVAALGAAYLRSLLAFYVDGPPRPFSATFAVTNRCNLRCSYCNSPYLRQPELALDAISLLCARLRAMGVRRLGLAGGEPLLRDDFGHIVRLARSQGFWVSVNSNLNLFERRGQCLYEAHLVYTSLDGTPAAHAAARGDPNARRVVEAARRLVRAGVPVIAICVVTEHTLDQAEPLLDLAEECGFLVHFQPQCVDTELVRGNVARSVPHNRWREFWLEVLEAKRCGRPVASSHAYLESLTRWPDFSLSAVSDPQARCAAGRGYLYVDPQGIAYPCAYTKGKVQGVDLLAADWVEAWNRSTPCTRCVVGPMLEFNLLFQRPLRSGWDHFRTSLRPSFAGRSSSGAVVARE; encoded by the coding sequence ATGCGACTCACTGAGGTTGCCGCGTTAGGTGCGGCCTATTTGCGCAGCTTGCTCGCCTTTTACGTGGATGGCCCTCCGCGTCCGTTTTCGGCCACGTTCGCGGTAACCAATCGCTGCAATTTGCGCTGCAGCTACTGTAACTCGCCGTATCTGCGTCAGCCCGAGCTCGCCCTCGATGCCATTTCGTTGCTGTGCGCCCGATTGCGCGCCATGGGCGTTCGGCGGCTCGGGCTTGCCGGTGGCGAGCCCCTTCTGCGCGATGACTTTGGCCACATTGTTCGCCTTGCGCGTTCCCAAGGTTTTTGGGTGAGCGTGAATTCGAATCTGAACTTGTTCGAGCGCCGCGGTCAGTGCTTGTACGAGGCCCACTTAGTGTACACCAGCCTCGATGGTACTCCGGCTGCGCACGCGGCGGCTAGGGGCGACCCGAACGCGCGGCGCGTCGTCGAGGCTGCGCGCCGACTGGTGCGCGCGGGAGTTCCGGTGATTGCGATTTGCGTGGTGACGGAGCACACCTTGGACCAGGCCGAACCCCTGCTGGACCTTGCCGAGGAGTGTGGGTTTCTCGTGCACTTCCAACCGCAGTGCGTGGATACGGAACTGGTTCGCGGCAACGTGGCGCGTTCGGTACCGCACAATCGTTGGCGAGAGTTTTGGCTAGAGGTGTTGGAAGCAAAGCGGTGCGGGCGCCCAGTGGCGAGTTCGCACGCCTATCTCGAAAGCTTGACTCGCTGGCCGGATTTTTCCCTGTCTGCCGTTTCGGATCCGCAGGCCCGATGTGCTGCCGGCCGCGGTTATCTTTACGTGGACCCACAAGGTATTGCTTACCCGTGCGCCTACACGAAGGGAAAGGTGCAGGGAGTAGATCTGCTCGCTGCCGATTGGGTTGAGGCGTGGAATCGCAGCACTCCGTGCACGCGCTGCGTGGTCGGCCCGATGCTCGAGTTCAACTTGTTGTTCCAGCGGCCGCTACGTTCCGGGTGGGATCATTTTCGCACGAGCTTGCGCCCGAGCTTCGCGGGAAGGAGCTCGAGTGGAGCCGTAGTGGCGCGCGAGTAA